Proteins found in one Kwoniella bestiolae CBS 10118 chromosome 1, complete sequence genomic segment:
- a CDS encoding 40S ribosomal uS19 domain-containing protein: protein MRNPLTEYTPRGIEVETRGRNKQDDGGSKTDAIVLVTHTGLLLNHHSQADFTTGEEAAAKKASRSFKKYSYRGVELDQLLDLSNEDFIELVHARARRRFQRGLKRRPLGLIKKLRKSKKEAGPNEKPAMVKTHLRDMIIVPEMIGSVVGVYNGKTFTTVEVKPEMTGHYLGEFSITYKPVGHSRGANMKDSRL, encoded by the exons ATGAGGAATCCTTTAACAGAATATACACCTAGAGGGATAGAAGTGGAGACAAGAGGAAGGAATAAGCAGGACGATGGAGGATCGAAAACGGATGCTATCGTACTCGTCACGCACACAGGCTTACTTCtaaatcatcattcacagGCCGATTTCACCACCGGAGAGGAAGCTGCCGCCAAAAAGGCCTCTAGATCTTTCAAGAAGTACTCTTACAGAggtgttgagcttgatcaacTCCTCGATCTCTCCAACGAGGACTTCattgag CTCGTCCACGCCCGAGCTCGAAGAAGGTTCCAAAGAGGTCTCAAGAGACGACCCTTGGGTCTCATCAAGAAGCTCCGAAAGTCCAAGAAGGAGGCTGGACCTAACGAGAAGCCCGCCATGGTCAAGACCCACTTGCGAGACATGATCATCGTTCCAGAGATGATCGGAAGTGTTGTTGGTGTTTAC AACGGTAAGACCTTCACCACCGTCGAAGTCAAGCCAGAAATGACCGGACACTACCTCGGTGAATTCTC AATCACCTACAAACCCGTCGGTCACTCTCGAGGTGCCAACATGAAGGACTCCCGATTGTGA
- a CDS encoding DNA polymerase epsilon subunit B codes for MVKLMRAAIVKVFSTKHSLTLPAAALGYIEQVLLENEIPEDEWIVGLEFWAREYLKGEDSSSLVSLPALKRAYESLQLGTTDDTAQADPSEVNVESHFSVIDSFDMPPVHFDAVRGGFTTSKPKPSIAGQASSRSAFLRERWGIIKEIILRNENFTPPAIGGHDRSNYLKLTSTRNLLGRAGQLFLLFGMLSRDPEGRLCLEDGEGRVVLDMEDAVPGEGLFTEGCMVLIEGEYTIDETVRVLAMGHPPSEKRDVARGLHGHVDFLGGGAMSLKEEQKYQPSILANTQVSFVVLSDVWLDHPRTMPALRRMLEGYAEAVEYRPMAFVFCGNFSQKGWEGEGGLKRYTNGFNALTDLLLEFPLLHSSHFVFVPGPLDPWSSTTLPRPAIPSVFASRLTQRVPKARFVSNPCRLRYFGMELVICREDLMGKMVRNLVGVKKEGEADMKRYLVQTILDQTHLSPLPISIRPTLWEYDHALRLYPMPSALVLADKYERYELTYEGCHVFNPGRFVGSGGEGGGEFEWSMYYPATGRSERSALTLDQ; via the exons atggtcaagctgatgagagcAGCCATCGTAAAA GTCTTCTCGACCAAACACTCCTTGACCCTTCCTGCAGCTGCTCTGGGCTACATCGAGCAGGTATTACTGGAA AACGAAATACCGGAAGATGAGTGGATAGTCGGACTTGAATTCTGGGCGAGGGAATATCTcaagggagaag ACTCGTCATCCTTGGTGTCGCTACCTGCACTGAAGAGAGCGTATGAGAGTTTGCAGCTAGGG ACAACAGACGACACCGCTCAAGCTGATCCTTCAGAAGTGAACGTCGAATCCCATTTCTCAGTGATAGATTCTTTCGATATGCCTCCAGTGCATTTCGATGCGGTGAGAGGGGGCTTCACAAC ATCAAAACCCAAACCTTCAATAGCAGGTCAAGCGTCTAGCAGATCTGCGTTCCTTAGAGAACGATGGGGAATAATCAAAGAA ATCATTCTTCGAAATGAGAACTTTACACCACCAGCAATAGGGGGACACGACCGTTCAAACTACCTGAAGCTCACTTCCACGCGTAATCTCTTAGGAAGAGCCGGTCAACTTTTCCTGCTATTTGGGATGTTATCTAGAGATCCAGAGGGAAGATTATGTctcgaagatggagaaggcaGGGTGGTGCTGGATATGGAAGATGCT GTTCCTGGAGAAGGTCTTTTCACTGAGGGATGTATGGTATTGATAGAAGGGGAGTACACTATCGATGAGACTGTCAGAGTTTTGGCGATGGGTCATCCGCcgagtgagaagagggatgtagCTAG AGGGTTACATGGACATGTGGATTTCCTAGGTGGCGGAGCTATGTCTCtgaaggaagag CAAAAATATCAACCCTCCATTCTGGCAAACACTCAAGTTTCCTTCGTCGTCCTGTCGGATGTCTGGTTAGATCACCCTCGAACGATGCCAGCGCTACGAAGGATGTTAGAAGGATATGCAGAAGCAGTGGAGTATCGTCCGATGGCATTTGTGTTCTGCGGTAATTTCAGTCAGAAAGGTTGGGAAGGCGAAGGAGGGTTGAAACGATATACCA ACGGATTCAACGCTCTAACCGATCTCCTCCTTGAATTTCCCTTACTTCATTCATCACATTTCGTCTTCGTCCCCGGACCACTAGATCCATGGTCATCTACTACACTCCCTCGTCCGGCTATACCCTCTGTTTTCGCTTCTCGTTTGACGCAAAGAGTACCGAAAGCGAGATTTGTTTCTAATCCTTGTAGATTGAGGTATTTCGGTATGGAGCTGGTGATTTGCAGAGAGGACTTGATGGGGAAAATGGTAAGGAATTTGGTGGGTGTGAAGAAAGAGGGTGAAGCAGATATGAAGAGATAT CTTGTTCAGACGATACTCGATCAGACTCATCTTTCACCATTACCAATATCCATCAGACCGACACTATGGGAGTATGACCATGCCCTGAGATTATACCCTATGCCATCTGCTTTGGTCCTCGCCGACAAGTATGAGAGATACGAATTGACGTATGAAGGTTGTCATGTCTTCAATCCTGGTAGATTCGTTGGATCgggaggtgagggtggtggagagtTTGAATGGAGTATGTATTATCCTGCTACGGGGAGGAGcgagaggag TGCTTTGACGTTGGATCAGTAG